In a genomic window of Octadecabacter temperatus:
- a CDS encoding helix-turn-helix domain-containing protein, with protein MPHNIDKRDRAQLLRTRLAESMETQNATQSGLARAIGVDRSTISQLLSGSGARLPNAHVVAGCASALGVSADWLLGLTERPELVAELIAASVEVTKAPRALVDEQIFAWHQEAAGYKIRHVPAGLPDMLKLPDLLRWEYGPHLGRSTEQAIGASEDRLRWMREAKSDFEMALPLDELSSFAAGTGYYEGVPASLRAAQLNHIAQLQSDLYPTLRLHLFDARRLFSAPITLFGPLLAVLYLGQNYLAFRDTERVQMVTRHFDTLVREATITPPDVVPHIQTLKSKYL; from the coding sequence ATGCCGCATAATATTGACAAACGAGATCGCGCCCAATTGCTTCGCACCCGCTTGGCTGAATCCATGGAAACCCAAAACGCTACGCAATCCGGCCTCGCGCGTGCCATCGGCGTTGATCGCTCAACGATCTCCCAGCTCCTTAGCGGAAGCGGCGCACGCCTGCCCAATGCGCATGTCGTTGCGGGGTGCGCCTCCGCCCTTGGGGTCTCGGCCGATTGGTTGCTTGGGTTAACTGAGCGTCCCGAACTTGTCGCCGAACTCATCGCGGCCTCCGTTGAGGTCACCAAAGCCCCCCGCGCCCTTGTGGATGAGCAAATCTTCGCATGGCACCAAGAGGCGGCGGGCTATAAAATCCGCCATGTTCCAGCTGGCCTGCCCGACATGCTGAAACTGCCTGATCTTTTGCGTTGGGAATACGGCCCGCATTTGGGGCGCTCAACGGAACAGGCCATCGGCGCATCAGAAGACCGCCTTCGCTGGATGCGTGAGGCCAAATCCGACTTTGAGATGGCCCTGCCGCTTGATGAACTCTCCAGCTTCGCCGCTGGTACTGGCTATTACGAGGGCGTCCCAGCAAGCCTACGCGCAGCCCAACTAAACCACATCGCGCAATTGCAATCGGACCTTTATCCAACGCTAAGACTTCACCTTTTTGACGCCCGCCGCCTGTTTTCGGCTCCGATCACTCTCTTCGGCCCACTCCTTGCGGTGCTCTATTTGGGGCAAAACTATCTCGCCTTTCGCGACACCGAACGCGTGCAAATGGTGACCCGCCACTTTGATACGCTCGTGCGCGAAGCCACAATCACGCCACCCGACGTTGTGCCCCATATCCAAACATTAAAATCAAAGTACCTTTAG
- a CDS encoding DUF2061 domain-containing protein, producing MDSPKRTITKALIWNLIGLVSMAVVGLIATGSLAVGGAMALVNAALGLSMYVIYERIWNRVAWGRRV from the coding sequence ATGGACAGCCCAAAACGCACAATAACCAAAGCATTGATCTGGAATTTGATCGGTTTGGTTTCGATGGCAGTGGTTGGGTTGATCGCGACAGGATCCTTGGCCGTTGGCGGTGCAATGGCACTGGTGAACGCGGCACTCGGGCTGTCGATGTATGTCATCTACGAACGGATTTGGAACCGCGTGGCTTGGGGCCGGCGTGTCTGA
- a CDS encoding fatty acid desaturase — protein sequence MSDCVRTSAKSAVEWPTVGLAIVCYGMFFGALWVLPVWIAILVLGPTIALHASLTHEVVHGHPFQSRLANAAMVFPALTLTVPYARFRATHLAHHRDEMLTDPYDDPETNYLDPVVWQRLLAPMKTVLRINNTLAGRMLIGPLLGQVMWMMSDFRACKAGDRAVLFGWLAHIPALGVIVALVWIAPLPFWAYFAGAYLGHSILRIRTFLEHRAHELARARTVIVEDNGALALLFLNNNLHVVHHMHPNVAWYDLPSLYAQNKAHYLRRNEGYVFTSYRDVFRRHFWRAKDTVAHPLWRPRG from the coding sequence GTGTCTGATTGCGTTCGGACCTCTGCCAAGAGTGCGGTTGAGTGGCCGACCGTTGGCTTGGCTATTGTTTGCTATGGAATGTTTTTCGGTGCGCTGTGGGTTTTACCGGTTTGGATTGCGATCCTAGTGTTGGGGCCGACCATTGCGTTGCATGCGTCGCTGACCCATGAGGTTGTGCATGGGCATCCGTTTCAAAGCAGGTTGGCGAATGCGGCGATGGTTTTTCCCGCACTGACGCTGACTGTTCCCTATGCGCGTTTTCGAGCGACGCATTTGGCGCATCACCGTGATGAGATGCTGACAGACCCGTATGATGATCCTGAAACCAACTATCTTGATCCTGTTGTCTGGCAACGCCTGCTCGCGCCAATGAAAACCGTATTGCGAATTAACAACACGTTGGCAGGGCGAATGCTGATTGGGCCGCTGCTTGGGCAAGTGATGTGGATGATGAGCGATTTTCGCGCATGCAAAGCGGGGGACCGAGCCGTTTTGTTTGGCTGGCTCGCGCATATTCCAGCTTTGGGCGTGATTGTCGCGTTGGTTTGGATCGCGCCGTTGCCGTTCTGGGCTTACTTTGCGGGGGCCTATTTAGGGCATTCGATCTTGCGGATAAGAACCTTTCTTGAACACCGCGCACATGAGCTTGCACGTGCCCGAACCGTCATTGTTGAAGATAATGGGGCGTTGGCTTTGTTGTTCTTGAACAACAACTTGCACGTCGTTCACCACATGCACCCGAACGTGGCATGGTATGATTTGCCGTCGCTTTATGCGCAGAATAAAGCCCACTATCTGCGGCGCAACGAGGGCTATGTGTTCACGTCCTACCGTGACGTGTTCCGGCGTCACTTTTGGCGGGCAAAAGATACAGTGGCGCATCCGCTCTGGCGTCCGCGCGGCTGA
- a CDS encoding DMT family transporter yields the protein MTAWIPVTILAALAQTARFGLQKQLKATRLSTGGATFARFIYSSPLVVLGVLFYANLTEQALPEIPTVFWFYALTGGATQILATMCVVALFAHRNFAVGITFKKTEVLMSVLVGFVVLGEGVSFIGLGAILIGLAGVLLLSDPSGISDLPWRKRIMNRAAGLGLLSGVLFAMSGVGYRGASLSLETGDVFLRATVTLACVTTAQTIAMGIWLRWRERGEITRVFAAWRVAGLVGVTSMIGSTCWFVAFTLQTVAYVAALGQIELLFSLAFSVFIFHEKISRRELQGGGLLMLSVVVLILVI from the coding sequence ATGACCGCATGGATCCCAGTCACTATTCTCGCAGCACTTGCCCAAACCGCGCGCTTTGGATTGCAAAAGCAGCTGAAAGCCACGCGGTTGAGCACGGGCGGCGCGACATTTGCGCGTTTCATCTATTCTTCGCCGTTGGTGGTGTTGGGCGTGCTTTTCTATGCAAACCTGACCGAGCAGGCCTTACCCGAAATCCCAACGGTATTCTGGTTTTACGCGCTGACTGGCGGGGCGACGCAGATACTGGCAACCATGTGTGTGGTGGCGCTGTTTGCGCATCGCAACTTTGCGGTGGGTATCACGTTTAAGAAAACCGAAGTCTTGATGTCCGTTCTTGTGGGGTTCGTGGTGCTGGGTGAGGGGGTTTCCTTCATTGGCCTCGGAGCGATCCTGATTGGGCTGGCGGGCGTTCTGCTGCTGTCGGATCCATCGGGCATTTCCGATTTACCGTGGCGCAAACGCATTATGAACCGCGCGGCGGGGCTTGGGCTGTTGTCGGGCGTTTTGTTCGCGATGTCAGGTGTTGGGTACCGCGGCGCGTCTTTGTCGTTGGAGACGGGTGATGTCTTTTTGCGGGCCACTGTAACGCTGGCCTGTGTGACGACGGCACAAACAATCGCGATGGGGATTTGGCTTCGCTGGCGGGAACGCGGCGAAATCACCCGTGTGTTTGCGGCGTGGCGGGTTGCGGGATTGGTCGGGGTGACCAGCATGATCGGATCAACCTGTTGGTTCGTGGCGTTTACATTGCAAACCGTGGCCTATGTCGCCGCGTTGGGGCAGATCGAACTGCTATTTTCCTTGGCGTTCTCAGTGTTCATCTTCCACGAGAAAATCAGCCGGCGCGAGTTGCAGGGCGGCGGGTTGTTGATGTTGTCGGTGGTCGTGCTGATCCTAGTGATCTAG
- a CDS encoding NUDIX hydrolase: protein MTDTIDKTAIRDAATIIVVRNRLTKPSILMGQRGASAAFMPNKYVFPGGAVDAGDEGIALGAGLSDLDTARLAQESTRPAATLATAAIRELWEETGQILGTPAVWDNAPTDWRGFAERGHRPNASALTFMFRAVTPQGRPRRFDARFFTVDADHLVTDPDDFRDAEDELSHLHWVPLQDARSLDLPFITEVVLAELAANIRTDGPPPSVPFFRNDDEAHLVTRLGGRSPLDH from the coding sequence ATGACTGACACGATCGACAAAACCGCAATTCGTGACGCCGCCACGATCATCGTGGTGCGCAACCGCTTGACCAAGCCCAGTATTTTGATGGGGCAGCGCGGCGCGTCTGCTGCGTTTATGCCGAACAAATACGTCTTTCCTGGTGGCGCGGTTGATGCGGGCGATGAAGGCATTGCCCTAGGTGCGGGGCTTTCAGACCTCGACACAGCGCGGTTAGCGCAGGAAAGCACCCGCCCCGCAGCAACACTGGCAACAGCGGCCATTCGTGAGTTGTGGGAAGAAACGGGCCAAATTCTTGGGACACCCGCTGTTTGGGACAACGCACCAACCGATTGGCGCGGCTTTGCCGAGCGTGGCCACCGCCCCAATGCATCGGCTTTGACGTTCATGTTTCGCGCGGTCACACCGCAGGGCCGCCCACGCCGCTTTGATGCACGCTTCTTTACAGTGGATGCGGACCATCTGGTCACCGACCCTGATGATTTCCGCGATGCCGAGGACGAGCTAAGCCACCTACATTGGGTCCCCCTGCAAGACGCGCGTTCCCTCGACCTGCCCTTTATCACAGAAGTCGTCTTGGCCGAGCTTGCCGCGAACATTCGCACTGACGGACCGCCACCGTCTGTGCCGTTTTTCCGCAATGACGATGAAGCCCATTTGGTGACACGTCTCGGCGGACGAAGTCCGCTAGATCACTAG
- a CDS encoding DUF983 domain-containing protein produces MPDQPTSTANAIVERETKPAIWKGLRRRCPNCGEGALFQGYLKVADSCPVCHEEFHHHRADDGPAYLTILIVGHILALLMHFIWSQFRPDPLIFATVLTIVCVGLSLYLLPRLKGMIVAIQWARRMHGFGGKS; encoded by the coding sequence ATGCCCGATCAACCTACAAGCACGGCCAACGCCATCGTCGAACGCGAAACCAAGCCAGCAATCTGGAAAGGTCTGCGCCGTCGTTGTCCAAACTGTGGTGAAGGCGCGTTGTTTCAGGGCTACCTGAAGGTTGCAGACAGTTGCCCTGTTTGCCACGAAGAATTCCACCACCATCGCGCAGATGACGGCCCCGCCTATCTTACGATCTTGATCGTGGGACATATACTCGCGCTATTGATGCACTTTATCTGGTCCCAGTTTCGCCCTGACCCGCTGATCTTTGCGACGGTGTTGACGATTGTATGCGTCGGGCTTTCGCTCTACCTATTGCCAAGGCTGAAAGGCATGATCGTCGCCATCCAATGGGCGCGACGCATGCATGGCTTTGGGGGCAAATCCTAA
- a CDS encoding EF-hand domain-containing protein encodes MKTTFLVAAIAAGITLAASAQAREANGPRMQMPAFEELDLNSDGEVTATEIQGAMQAQAAARFAEADTDGDGALSAEEMVARVEGERQERMADRIADRIEKADTNGDGLLQAEELTAQAGERAEGRGNRGAERMFDRFDADDNGSLSAEEFAEAQTRMENRGERGDRGQNGRRGDN; translated from the coding sequence ATGAAAACGACTTTCCTTGTGGCAGCAATCGCAGCAGGCATCACATTGGCGGCATCCGCCCAAGCACGTGAAGCAAACGGCCCGCGTATGCAAATGCCAGCATTCGAAGAACTCGACCTGAACAGTGACGGCGAAGTCACTGCGACAGAAATCCAAGGCGCAATGCAAGCGCAAGCCGCTGCACGTTTCGCTGAAGCCGATACTGACGGTGACGGCGCATTGTCCGCTGAAGAAATGGTTGCCCGCGTTGAAGGCGAACGCCAAGAGCGTATGGCCGATCGTATCGCTGATCGGATCGAAAAGGCTGACACCAACGGCGATGGTCTGTTGCAAGCTGAAGAGCTGACAGCGCAGGCTGGAGAGCGTGCTGAAGGTCGCGGCAACCGCGGCGCAGAACGTATGTTCGATCGCTTTGACGCAGACGATAATGGTTCCCTGAGCGCGGAAGAGTTTGCTGAAGCGCAAACCCGCATGGAAAACCGTGGCGAACGCGGTGATCGTGGCCAAAACGGCCGTCGCGGCGACAATTAA
- a CDS encoding sigma-70 family RNA polymerase sigma factor, whose translation MTKMAPVQSDADLLAAFAGGDRNAALTLTQRLTPRLMGQAYRMLGNRAEAEDVTQDAMMRLWKIAPEWDADRALVTTWLYRVVANLCTDRLRKSGRGVALDAIEEPADDAKSAADNMQDTARSTALHDALADLPERQAQAVALRHLEELGNPEIATIMDTNVRAVESLIARGKRALIAKLSGRKEELGYDDDNR comes from the coding sequence ATGACCAAGATGGCTCCAGTTCAAAGCGATGCGGATTTGCTTGCGGCCTTTGCAGGCGGTGACCGTAACGCTGCTCTGACACTCACGCAGCGGTTAACGCCGCGTTTGATGGGGCAGGCGTATCGTATGCTCGGGAACCGGGCAGAAGCCGAAGACGTCACGCAAGATGCGATGATGCGGCTTTGGAAGATCGCACCGGAATGGGACGCGGATCGCGCGCTAGTCACCACTTGGCTGTATCGCGTTGTCGCTAACCTTTGTACAGATCGGTTGCGAAAATCGGGTCGGGGTGTCGCGTTAGATGCTATCGAAGAACCCGCAGATGATGCGAAATCGGCCGCAGACAACATGCAGGACACAGCCCGTTCAACGGCGCTGCATGACGCATTGGCGGACCTGCCGGAACGGCAAGCGCAGGCCGTTGCCTTGCGCCACCTAGAAGAACTCGGCAATCCTGAGATTGCCACCATTATGGACACCAACGTGCGCGCCGTTGAAAGTCTGATTGCGCGGGGCAAACGTGCCTTGATCGCGAAACTATCAGGGCGCAAAGAAGAATTGGGGTATGACGATGACAACAGATGA
- a CDS encoding periplasmic heavy metal sensor has protein sequence MAEKQKKSGRLQRGLLIGSLALNLLVLGVVAGTVFTGNGPGGPQRVDLTAGPLTRAMEGERRDAVRTALRESGAFERRDRSEIRQDMQVLLATLRADEFDEVAFRDALSRQRARLQSGQNAVLDAVTAQIEEMDSEERAAFADRLEDQARRAPAPRRQSN, from the coding sequence ATGGCCGAAAAGCAAAAGAAATCTGGTCGCCTGCAACGCGGGCTTTTGATCGGATCGTTGGCTTTGAACTTGCTTGTGTTGGGCGTTGTTGCCGGCACTGTATTCACGGGTAACGGGCCTGGCGGTCCGCAACGCGTTGACTTGACTGCAGGCCCATTAACCCGTGCGATGGAGGGTGAGCGCCGCGATGCCGTACGCACAGCCCTGCGTGAAAGTGGTGCGTTTGAGCGTCGCGATCGTTCGGAAATCCGCCAAGATATGCAGGTTTTACTCGCGACCCTGCGGGCGGACGAGTTCGACGAGGTTGCGTTTCGCGACGCGTTGTCGCGTCAACGTGCACGGCTACAATCGGGGCAAAATGCCGTTCTAGATGCGGTCACAGCGCAGATTGAAGAAATGGACTCCGAAGAACGTGCGGCATTCGCAGACCGTTTGGAAGACCAAGCACGTCGTGCGCCGGCCCCACGCAGGCAAAGCAATTAA
- a CDS encoding diguanylate cyclase codes for MAGEILIIDAVATNRIVLKVKLLSAQYRVRLCETLAEAKAEIDASLPDLILLDTAIGAKSVHAFCAALKADEHASLIPIIATGGFATPHDRVAALEAGADDVLSKPFDDHIMQARIRSLLRGRDARQELRMREGTRTALGFAEAYSEFTAPTQMIVASHGDTLAPDLGYLAKTLENVQITASATESITRGTLRQYPVDLFLLDFRAGLSDDKVLYRILSELRSRSATRHAGIMALLPADARHAAAMALDLGASDIVYSTVDADEIRHRCAVLIQAKHEADALRRTVESGLEAAITDPLTGLFNRRYAMPHLSRLSAESRKNGRQFAIMALDLDHFKSVNDTYGHSAGDEILRQTAQRLQGNLRAVDLLARIGGEEFLVAIPNSDVIHAKKAAERLCQLIGGTPFFVGPDRQEVRVTMSVGVYLSDGNDTGEVVENHGELVNAADVALYAAKNGGRNKVSLSAA; via the coding sequence ATGGCTGGTGAAATTCTTATCATAGACGCCGTCGCGACAAACCGGATTGTTCTGAAGGTCAAACTTCTGAGCGCGCAATATCGCGTGCGGCTTTGCGAAACGCTCGCTGAAGCGAAGGCCGAAATCGACGCGTCCCTACCGGATCTCATTCTGCTGGACACAGCTATTGGTGCAAAGTCGGTTCATGCATTTTGCGCTGCACTTAAGGCCGATGAGCACGCAAGCCTTATTCCCATCATCGCAACAGGCGGGTTCGCAACTCCGCATGACCGCGTCGCAGCACTCGAAGCAGGCGCAGACGACGTGCTATCGAAACCCTTTGATGACCACATTATGCAAGCCCGTATCAGAAGCTTGTTGCGCGGCCGTGATGCCCGCCAAGAACTTCGCATGCGTGAAGGGACCCGCACGGCCCTTGGTTTCGCCGAAGCGTACAGTGAATTTACAGCGCCGACACAGATGATCGTCGCCTCACACGGTGACACGTTAGCGCCGGATCTTGGATACTTGGCAAAGACCTTAGAAAACGTGCAAATCACTGCATCTGCAACCGAAAGCATCACGCGCGGGACGCTCCGGCAATATCCCGTCGACCTTTTTCTGCTCGATTTCCGCGCCGGACTTTCCGATGACAAGGTCCTCTATCGCATCTTATCCGAGCTTCGAAGCCGATCTGCTACGCGGCACGCTGGGATTATGGCATTACTGCCCGCCGATGCGCGTCACGCCGCAGCTATGGCATTGGACCTTGGGGCCAGTGATATCGTTTATTCTACCGTCGATGCCGATGAAATCCGGCATCGTTGCGCTGTTTTGATCCAAGCGAAACACGAAGCTGACGCCCTACGCCGCACCGTTGAATCCGGCCTAGAAGCCGCCATTACGGACCCGCTGACAGGGTTGTTCAATCGCCGCTATGCTATGCCGCATTTGTCGCGACTGTCCGCCGAAAGCCGCAAGAATGGGCGCCAGTTTGCGATCATGGCGCTCGACCTCGACCACTTTAAGTCGGTGAATGACACCTATGGCCACTCAGCAGGGGATGAAATTTTGCGTCAAACGGCGCAGCGTTTGCAGGGAAACCTACGCGCCGTTGACCTGCTTGCGCGGATCGGCGGTGAAGAGTTTCTTGTCGCGATCCCAAACAGTGATGTCATCCATGCCAAGAAAGCCGCAGAACGCCTGTGCCAACTGATCGGTGGAACACCGTTTTTCGTTGGCCCCGACCGCCAAGAGGTGCGCGTGACAATGTCAGTTGGCGTTTACCTTAGCGACGGGAACGACACCGGTGAGGTTGTCGAAAACCACGGGGAATTGGTAAATGCAGCAGATGTCGCACTTTATGCTGCCAAGAACGGCGGCCGTAACAAGGTCAGCTTGTCCGCCGCTTAA
- a CDS encoding DUF3572 domain-containing protein: MTPERAEHIAISALAWLAGNDELLPLFLGSSGAAAEDIRAQAENPAFLGSVLEFLTMDDAWVVAFCDVNALKYEEPLMARYALPGAQVVHWT, translated from the coding sequence ATGACTCCTGAACGCGCAGAACATATTGCCATTTCAGCCCTTGCGTGGCTGGCCGGAAATGATGAGCTTTTGCCTTTATTTCTTGGCTCATCCGGTGCCGCGGCAGAGGATATTCGTGCACAGGCGGAAAACCCCGCTTTCCTGGGTTCGGTGTTGGAATTCCTAACCATGGATGACGCTTGGGTGGTCGCATTTTGTGATGTGAACGCCCTAAAGTATGAAGAACCACTAATGGCGCGTTATGCTTTACCAGGCGCGCAGGTGGTACATTGGACATGA
- a CDS encoding HAD family hydrolase, with product MTVQQIKGVVFDKDGTLFDFNATWGAWARDVFVAETKAEPSRLVELADALGYDLDAGLFRPGSLVIASTVSEIAQAALPFVPETSVDALVDRFNAAAILAPQVETTALVPFLTSLKDAGLKLGVATNDGEAPARAHLAAAQTEALFDFIVGSDSGFGGKPAAGQLHGFCEATGLAAHTCAMVGDSTHDLHAGRAAGMATVAVLTGVAGREELAPHADVVLNSIAELPEWLGI from the coding sequence ATGACCGTGCAGCAGATCAAAGGCGTAGTTTTCGACAAAGACGGGACCCTGTTTGATTTCAACGCAACTTGGGGCGCATGGGCGCGGGACGTGTTCGTGGCAGAAACCAAGGCCGAACCGTCGCGTCTTGTGGAACTTGCGGATGCGCTTGGGTACGATCTTGATGCTGGACTGTTTCGCCCGGGAAGCCTTGTGATCGCGAGTACTGTTAGTGAGATCGCACAAGCGGCATTGCCTTTTGTTCCAGAAACTTCAGTTGATGCGCTGGTCGATCGCTTTAACGCGGCAGCAATTCTTGCGCCGCAGGTTGAAACAACGGCGCTGGTGCCGTTTTTGACGTCGCTTAAAGACGCGGGATTAAAATTGGGGGTAGCCACGAATGATGGCGAAGCGCCCGCCCGTGCGCATTTGGCAGCGGCACAAACCGAAGCGCTATTCGACTTCATAGTAGGGTCTGATTCCGGATTTGGCGGAAAGCCCGCAGCAGGGCAACTGCATGGGTTTTGTGAGGCGACGGGTCTTGCGGCGCACACCTGCGCAATGGTCGGCGACAGCACCCATGATCTACACGCGGGGCGCGCGGCGGGCATGGCGACTGTTGCGGTTTTGACAGGTGTAGCAGGGCGTGAAGAGCTCGCGCCGCATGCCGACGTTGTCCTGAATTCAATTGCTGAGCTGCCAGAGTGGCTGGGAATCTAG
- a CDS encoding trimethylamine methyltransferase family protein, with product MSDAAQPRRRRSGGRAANTAKRQTTDINQMPWRIPVNTDRPTEPLDGDGVQAVHDGAMRILEEIGIEFLNQEAIALFKQAGCKVDGTNVKMGRDWVMEMIGQAPEQFDITPRNPDRKITVGGGHILFGNVSSPPNYFDMEIGKKVSGNRKQCADLLRLTQHFNCIHFAGGYPVEPVDVHASVRHLDVVFDKMTISDKVAHAYSLGKERVEDVMNMIQISGGWTDEEFEASPKMYTNINSTSPLKHDVPMIDGCLRCVRRGQAVVVTPFTLAGAMAPVTMSGAVALSVAEALSAIALFQYVRPGTPCVIGTFTSNVDMKSGAPAFGTPEYMRATQMTGQMARFYGLPLRSSGSCAANVPDGQAMWETTNALWASVQSGTNMVYHAAGWLEGGLIASPEKFVMDCEVLQMIQRYMEPAVTATAPEDIAFDAIKEVGSNGHFFGIQHTQDRYENAFYSPFASDWRNFEAWEVAGAEWTAQRAHRIFKEIIHNFEEPPMDAGIRSELDDFVARRKSEGGAPTDF from the coding sequence ATGTCTGATGCCGCCCAGCCCCGCCGTCGCCGTTCCGGTGGACGCGCAGCCAATACTGCGAAACGCCAAACCACCGACATAAACCAAATGCCTTGGCGCATTCCTGTGAACACGGACCGCCCAACTGAGCCCCTTGATGGGGATGGTGTGCAGGCTGTTCATGACGGCGCGATGCGCATTCTTGAAGAAATCGGTATCGAGTTTCTGAACCAAGAAGCGATTGCACTGTTCAAGCAGGCGGGCTGCAAGGTCGATGGCACCAACGTCAAAATGGGCCGTGATTGGGTCATGGAGATGATTGGTCAGGCGCCGGAACAATTTGACATCACGCCGCGCAATCCGGATCGCAAAATTACGGTGGGGGGTGGGCATATCTTGTTTGGCAATGTGTCCTCTCCGCCGAATTATTTCGACATGGAAATCGGCAAGAAGGTCAGCGGCAACCGCAAGCAATGTGCGGATCTGTTGCGACTGACACAGCACTTTAATTGCATCCATTTTGCGGGCGGCTATCCGGTGGAACCCGTCGATGTGCATGCATCCGTGCGTCATCTGGATGTGGTGTTTGATAAGATGACGATCAGCGACAAGGTTGCCCATGCGTATAGTTTGGGGAAAGAACGGGTCGAAGACGTCATGAATATGATCCAGATTTCGGGCGGCTGGACGGATGAAGAATTCGAAGCCTCACCCAAGATGTACACCAACATCAACTCTACCTCACCGCTAAAGCATGACGTGCCGATGATTGACGGATGTTTGCGTTGCGTGCGGCGCGGGCAGGCAGTGGTTGTCACACCGTTTACGTTGGCAGGGGCGATGGCGCCTGTGACCATGTCGGGCGCTGTGGCGTTGTCAGTTGCCGAGGCGCTGTCGGCGATTGCGTTGTTCCAATACGTGCGCCCCGGCACGCCATGTGTGATCGGAACGTTTACATCGAACGTTGATATGAAATCGGGTGCGCCTGCGTTTGGCACCCCAGAATACATGCGCGCAACGCAGATGACGGGGCAGATGGCGCGGTTTTACGGGTTGCCACTGCGTTCAAGTGGGTCTTGTGCCGCCAATGTCCCTGATGGGCAAGCCATGTGGGAGACCACCAACGCGCTTTGGGCATCCGTGCAGTCGGGGACCAATATGGTTTACCACGCGGCAGGTTGGTTAGAGGGCGGGCTAATTGCGTCCCCCGAAAAGTTCGTGATGGATTGCGAAGTCTTGCAGATGATCCAGCGATATATGGAACCGGCGGTCACAGCGACTGCGCCCGAAGACATTGCGTTTGATGCAATCAAAGAGGTTGGATCAAACGGACACTTCTTTGGCATCCAACACACGCAAGATCGCTATGAGAACGCGTTTTACTCGCCGTTTGCATCTGACTGGCGCAACTTCGAGGCTTGGGAAGTTGCGGGGGCGGAGTGGACGGCGCAGCGTGCGCACCGGATATTCAAAGAAATCATTCACAATTTTGAAGAACCACCGATGGATGCGGGTATTCGCAGCGAGTTGGATGATTTCGTTGCGCGGCGGAAATCTGAGGGCGGCGCGCCGACGGATTTTTAA
- the dtd gene encoding D-aminoacyl-tRNA deacylase, with protein MRALIQRVQSAQVNVDGALVGECGAGVLVLICAMQGDTDDMPAKLAAKISKLRIFKDNEGRMNRSVADIGGEALVVSQFTLAADTSRGNRPGFSAAAAPQDGERLYEAFAAEMGALIPTQTGQFGADMAVSLVNDGPVTIWMDTDA; from the coding sequence TTGAGGGCGCTGATCCAGCGGGTTCAATCCGCACAGGTCAATGTTGACGGCGCGCTGGTAGGTGAATGCGGCGCGGGTGTTTTGGTGCTGATCTGCGCGATGCAGGGCGATACCGATGATATGCCCGCCAAACTCGCGGCCAAGATCTCCAAACTTCGGATATTCAAAGACAATGAGGGCCGGATGAACCGCTCGGTCGCTGATATTGGCGGCGAAGCACTGGTTGTTAGCCAGTTCACCTTGGCTGCGGATACGTCTCGTGGAAACCGCCCTGGCTTTTCCGCAGCTGCCGCCCCGCAAGACGGTGAACGCCTGTACGAGGCTTTTGCCGCTGAAATGGGCGCGTTGATCCCAACACAAACGGGTCAATTCGGCGCGGATATGGCGGTGTCTTTGGTTAACGACGGCCCAGTGACCATCTGGATGGATACCGACGCTTAA